A genomic region of Pseudomonas migulae contains the following coding sequences:
- a CDS encoding aldo/keto reductase, whose product MHYKVFGRKTGLRVSELALGAGNFGTGWGHGAERDEAKRIFDGYLEAGGNFIDTANGYQGGQSEAMLSEFIAQERDRLVIATKYTLGTTPAAGISHTGNNRKNMVRAVEESLSRLKTDHIDLFWAHMSDGVTPMEEILRGFDDLVRAGKIHYAGLSNFPAWRIARADLLAEVRGFAPIAAIQAEYSLAERTAEREQLPMAEALGLAATLWSPLGGGFLTGKYRSSDENNRAAKLGMLVHAEKSARETALLDTLLAVAAELGASPTHVAIAWLREKAKRSTTALIPILGSRTREQLDATLGALNVQLSGEQLSRLDEVSAVAMGVPHESIAGSVARFSGGETLDLPIIPVA is encoded by the coding sequence ATGCATTACAAAGTGTTCGGCCGAAAAACCGGCTTGCGTGTCTCGGAACTGGCGCTCGGCGCCGGCAACTTTGGTACGGGTTGGGGCCATGGCGCCGAACGCGATGAAGCCAAACGCATATTTGATGGCTACCTGGAGGCCGGCGGCAATTTCATCGACACCGCCAACGGTTATCAGGGTGGACAGTCGGAAGCCATGCTCAGCGAGTTCATCGCCCAGGAGCGCGATCGCCTGGTCATCGCCACCAAATACACCTTGGGGACTACGCCGGCTGCGGGCATTTCCCACACCGGTAACAACCGCAAGAACATGGTTCGCGCCGTGGAAGAAAGCCTGTCACGGCTCAAGACCGATCACATCGACCTTTTCTGGGCGCACATGAGCGACGGTGTCACGCCTATGGAAGAGATCCTGCGGGGTTTCGATGACCTGGTGCGCGCCGGCAAGATTCATTACGCCGGCCTGTCGAACTTCCCGGCGTGGCGCATCGCCCGGGCCGACCTGCTGGCCGAAGTTCGCGGCTTTGCGCCGATTGCCGCCATTCAGGCCGAGTACAGCCTCGCCGAACGCACCGCCGAGCGTGAGCAACTGCCCATGGCCGAAGCGTTAGGGCTGGCCGCGACGTTATGGTCGCCGTTGGGTGGCGGCTTCCTGACTGGTAAATATCGCTCCAGTGACGAGAACAACCGCGCCGCGAAACTGGGCATGCTGGTGCACGCCGAGAAAAGTGCCCGCGAAACCGCCCTGCTCGACACCTTGCTCGCTGTCGCGGCGGAGCTCGGCGCCAGCCCGACGCACGTGGCCATTGCCTGGCTGCGGGAAAAAGCCAAACGCTCGACAACGGCGCTGATTCCGATCCTGGGTTCGCGCACGCGTGAGCAGCTGGATGCGACGTTGGGCGCGTTGAATGTGCAGTTGAGTGGGGAACAGTTGTCGCGGCTGGATGAGGTCAGCGCAGTGGCGATGGGTGTGCCACATGAGTCCATTGCCGGTTCTGTTGCGCGGTTTAGCGGGGGTGAAACCCTGGATCTGCCGATAATTCCGGTCGCCTGA